In one Epinephelus moara isolate mb chromosome 6, YSFRI_EMoa_1.0, whole genome shotgun sequence genomic region, the following are encoded:
- the washc5 gene encoding WASH complex subunit 5, whose protein sequence is MVDFLAENNLCGQAILRIVSRGNAIIAELLRLSDFIPAVFRLKDKSDQQKYGDIICDFSYFKGPEYYEGKLEAKPELQDLDEEFRENNIEILSRFYLAFESVHKYIVDLNRYLDDLHEGVYIQQTLETVLLNEDGKQLLCEALYLYGVMLLVIDQKIEGEVRERMLVSYYRYSAARSSADSNLDDICKLLRSTGYSSQPGAKRPSNYPESYFHRVPISNTFISMVIGRLRSDDIYNQVSAYPLPEHRSTALANQAAMLYVCLYFSPSILHTQQAKMREIVDKYFPDNWVISIYMGITVNLVEAWEPYKAAKTALNYTLDSANIKEQATRYAASMEGLRPQVQQLLKEGFLREEIILDNIPKLLNCLRDCNVAIRWLMLHSAESAYDPNNKRLRQIKEQVLNDSKYNAKILFQLLLDTAQFEFTLKEMFKQMLSEKQIKWESFKKEGSERMTELAEVFSGVKPLTRVEKNENLQAWFREISKQIESLNYEDSTAAGRKTVQLIQALVEVQEFHQLESNLQVCQFLADTRKFLHQMIRTINIKEEVLITMQIVGDLSYAWQIIDSFTLIMQESIRVNPSMVTKLRATFLKLASALDLPLLRINQANSADLLSVSQFYSGELVAYVRKVLQIIPESMFTSLAKIIKLQIHDIMEVPTRLDKDKLKDYSQLGARYEVAKLTHDISIFTEGILMMKTTLVGIIKVDPKQLLEDGIRKELVKRVAYALHKGLIFNPKAKPSELMPKLKDMAATMDGFYRSFEYIQDYVSIYGLKIWQEEVSRIINYNVEQECNSFLRAKIQDWQSVHQSTHIPIPKFPSVDESATFIGRLCREILRITDPKVTCYIDQMNTWYDLRSHQEVTNNRLFSEIQNTLGTFGLNGLDRLLCFMIVKELQNFLILLQRTILKDKAVVDVFKAMLGAVNPVQGIVGNASKVYASAVAKTQKIWGAYLEAIMKVGQMQILRQQIANELNYSCKFDSKHLAAALENLNKSLLADIEAHYQDPSLPYPKEDNTLLYDITAHLEAAGIHNPLNKIYITTKRLPYFPIINFLFVIAQLPKLQYSKNQGMTCRKATDPVDWPPLVLGMLTLLKQFHSRYTHQFLALIGQFIRSIMEQCTSQRIPDMPSDVVGALMFLEDYVKYTKLSRKVAEAHVPSFIFDEFRTIL, encoded by the exons ATGGTGGACTTCCTGGCGGAGAACAACCTGTGTGGCCAGGCCATCCTCAGGATAGTCTCCAGAGGAAATGCCATCATCGCTGAGCTTCTGCGCCTCTCTGACTTCATCCCTGCAGTTTTCAGGCTGAAGGACAAGAGTGACCAGCAGAAATATGGAGACATCATTTGTGACTTTAGCTACTTCAAG GGCCCAGAGTATTACGAGGGGAAGCTGGAAGCCAAACCTGAGCTTCAGGACCTGGATGAAGAGTTCAGGGAGAACAACATTGAAATTCTGTCGAGGTTCTATCTGGCTTTTGAGAGTGTCCACAAATATATAGTGGATCTTAACAG ATATTTAGATGACCTACATGAGGGTGTTTATATTCAGCAGACCCTGGAGACTGTGCTTCTAAATGAGGATGGGAAGCAGCTTTTA TGCGAGGCTCTCTACCTTTATGGAGTCATGTTGCTGGTTATTGACCAAAAGATTGAAGGGGAGGTCAGAGAGAGGATGCTCGTTTCCTACTATAGATACAG CGCTGCCCGCTCATCAGCAGACTCCAACCTGGATGACATCTGTAAGCTCCTGCGCAGCACCGGCTACTCCAGTCAGCCTGGAGCCAAACGGCCTTCCAACTACCCAGAGAGCTACTTCCACAGAGTTCCCATCAGTAACACCTTTATTAGCATGGTCATTGGGAGGCTGCGCTCTGACGACATATACAACCAA GTGTCTGCATACCCTCTACCAGAGCATCGTAGCACAGCGCTGGCCAACCAGGCAGCCATGCTGTATGTCTGCCTCTACTTCAGCCCCTCCATACTGCACACCCAGCAGGCCAAGATGAGAGAGATAGTGGACAAGTACTTCCCTGACAACTGG gtAATCAGCATCTACATGGGGATCACAGTAAACCTGGTGGAGGCTTGGGAACCATACAAAGCTGCCAAGACTGCTCTCAACTACACCCTTGACTCTGCTAACATCAAAGAGCAG GCCACTCGATATGCAGCTAGCATGGAGGGCCTGAGGCCTCAggtgcagcagctgctgaaggaaGGTTTCCTCAGGGAGGAGATCATTCTGGACAACATTCCCAAACTACTCAACTGTCTGAGGGACTGCAACGTCGCTATCCGCTGGCTGATGCTGCACTCCGCAGAGTCAG CCTATGATCCAAATAACAAGCGCCTGCGTCAGATCAAGGAGCAAGTTCTAAATGACTCCAAGTACAACGCCAAGATCCTGTTCCAGCTGCTGCTCGACACCGCTCAGTTTGAGTTCACACTCAAAGAG ATGTTCAAGCAGATGCTGTCAGAGAAGCAGATCAAATGGGAGAGCTTTAAGAAGGAGGGATCAGAGAGAATGACTGAGCTGGCCGAAGTCTTCTCTGGCGTCAAACCTCTTACCAGGGTGGAGAAAAACG AGAACTTACAGGCCTGGTTCAGAGAAATCTCAAAGCAGATTGAGTCTTTGAACTATGAGGACTCCACGGCTGCTGGGAGGAAGACAGTTCAGCTCATACAGGCTCTTGTTGAG GTCCAGGAGTTCCACCAGTTGGAGTCTAACCTGCAGGTGTGTCAGTTCCTGGCTGACACCAGGAAGTTTCTGCACCAAATGATCCGCACCATCAATATCAAAGAAGAGGTCCTTATTACTATGCAGATAGTTGGAGACCTGTCCTACGCGTGGCAGATAATTGACAG cttcacattaatTATGCAGGAGAGCATCAGAGTCAACCCATCCATGGTCACCAAACTGAGAGCTACATTTCTGAAG CTGGCATCTGCATTGGACCTTCCATTGCTGCGAATCAACCAGGCCAACAGCGCTGACCTGCTGAGCGTTTCACAGTTCTACTCTGGAGAGTTGGTGGCTTATGTCAGAAAG GTGCTGCAGATCATCCCAGAGAGCATGTTCACCTCTTTGGCCAAGATCATCAAGCTGCAGATCCATGACATCATGGAGGTGCCAACGCGGCTAGATAAGGACAAGCTAAAGGACTACTCCCAGCTCGGGGCTCGCTATGAA GTGGCTAAACTCACCCACGACATCTCCATTTTCACTGAGGGGATCCTGATGATGAAGACCACTCTAGTTGGGATCATTAAG GTGGATCCTAAGCAGCTTCTGGAGGATGGCATCAGGAAGGAGCTGGTGAAGAGGGTTGCTTATGCTCTACACAAAGGATTGATCTTCAACCCCAAGGCTAAG CCAAGTGAGTTGATGCCCAAGTTGAAGGATATGGCAGCCACCATGGATGGGTTCTACAGGTCGTTTGAGTACATCCAGGACTACGTCAGCATATACGGCCTTAAAATATGGCAGGAGGAGGTGTCCCGTATCATCAACTACAATGTGGAACAGGAATGCAACAGCTTCCTCAGGGCCAAG ATCCAGGACTGGCAGAGTGTGCACCAGTCCACCCACATCCCCATCCCAAAGTTTCCCTCTGTGGACGAGTCTGCCACCTTCATCGGTCGTCTCTGCAGAGAGATTCTCCGGATCACTGATCCCAA AGTAACGTGCTATATCGACCAGATGAACACCTGGTATGACCTGAGGAGCCACCAGGAGGTCACCAACAACAGGCTGTTCTCTGAGATCCAGAACACCCTCGGTACATTTGGCCTCAATGGACTAGACCGCCTGCTCTGCTTCATGATTGTCAAGGAACTGCAG AACTTCCTGATATTGCTTCAGAGGACCATCCTGAAGGACAAAGCTGTGGTAgatgttttcaaagccatgctGGGTGCTGTCAACCCAGTCCAGGGCATTGTGG gtAATGCCAGCAAAGTGTATGCCAGCGCTGTGGCAAAAACCCAGAAGATCTGGGGTGCATACCTGGAAGCCATTATGAAG gtTGGTCAGATGCAGATTCTCAGGCAGCAGATTGCTAATGAGCTGAACTACTCCTGCAAGTTTGACTCCAAACACCTGGCTGCTGCCCTGGAAAACCTCAACAA GTCTTTGCTGGCAGACATTGAAGCTCACTACCAGGATCCATCACTGCCCTACCCTAAAGAGGACAACACTCTCCTGTATGACATCACTGCCCACCTGGAGGCTGCCGGCATTCACAACCCACTCAACAAG ATCTACATCACCACAAAGCGCCTACCTTACTTCCCCATCatcaacttcctgtttgttatCGCCCAGCTGCCTAAACTTCAGTACAGCAAAAACCAAG GAATGACCTGCAGGAAAGCCACAGATCCAGTTGACTGGCCTCCGCTAGTTCTCGGCATGCTCACCCTGCTCAAGCAGTTTCACTCGAGATACACGCATCAGTTCTTGGCTCTCATTGGTCAGTTCATCCGCTCTATCATGGAGCAGTGCACAAG TCAGAGGATCCCTGATATGCCTTCTGATGTGGTGGGAGCTCTGATGTTCCTGGAAGACTATGTGAAGTACACAAAACTGTCACGCAAG GTGGCCGAAGCCCATGTGCCCAGTTTCATTTTTGACGAGTTCAGAACAATACTGTGA